From one Dermatophagoides farinae isolate YC_2012a chromosome 5, ASM2471394v1, whole genome shotgun sequence genomic stretch:
- the LOC124499234 gene encoding NADP-dependent malic enzyme isoform X2, giving the protein MNHHLRSSLINNINHYHHHPTNHHHHHRFYHRSIFQQLIHNNNEKQYTSQQKTSRFFYHQNCDKSKSPLTFGYWKFSSLNNKIIQRASGLVGAGSSSLTLSTPFSTSSPLAAAAAAATGIVNRKQPFSSSSLSSTSTTLLANFEQRRFRSTLDIEIDMQKLCGVDLLREPNVNKDLAFTTREREVYKLKGLLPAAIRSQELQVQIVMDNLRAINSELGKYMFLRDLQDHNKRLFYRVLQVHTRELMPIVYTPIVGLACQKYSLIFKRPRGMFITINDAGRVFEILGNCGEPEIKAIVVTDGERILGLGDLGANGMGIPVGKMALYSAIAGIPPELTLPVTLDVGTNNQALLEDPYYIGLKQRRATGPHYDQLLDEFMEAVVKRWGRSCLIQFEDFGNKNAFRLLSKYKKDYCTFNDDIQGTASVAVAGMLASFRKTNTKINQHRFLFLGAGEAALGIANLLVMAMIEDGMDEETAHSKIWLIDSQGLVTQSRPGIIDDEHKWPFAKNVKSTKDLMEIVNLVQPSCLIGAAAVPGAFNESILKRMAEINKNPIIFALSNPTSKAECTAEQAYEHTDGRCVFASGSPFNNVTYKDQTFVPGQGNNAYIFPGVALAVMACQVHEIVDEIFLVAANALAEQVSREDLDIGSVYPPLDNINEVSLRLATRVAEWLYNKGYANVRPEPDDKYIFLKSRLYDALYDGSNFTKHVEESHHAWHQHE; this is encoded by the exons atgaatcatcatctacgATCTAGTCTGATAAATaatatcaatcattatcatcatcatccaacaaatcatcatcatcatcatcgattttatcatcgttcaatttttcaacaattaattcataataataatgaaaagcAATATACTagccaacaaaaaacatcaagatttttttatcatcag AATTGcgataaatcaaaatcaccATTAACATTTGGttattggaaattttcatcattgaataataaaataattcaacGTGCAAGTGGATTAGTCGGTgctggttcatcatcattaacattatcaacaccattttcaacatcatcaccattagcagcagcagcagcagcagcaacaggtATTGTTAATCGTAAAcaaccattttcatcatcatcattatcatcaacatcgacaacattgTTGGCAAATTTTGAACAACGTAGATTTCGTTCAACATTAGATATTGAGATAGATATGCAGAAATTATGCGGTGTTGATTTATTACGGGAACCGAATGTCAATAAG GATTTGGCATTCACAACCCGTGAACGAGAAGTATACAAATTGAAAGGTCTATTACCGGCTGCAATACGTTCACAAGAGTTACAGGTACAGATTGTTATGGATAATTTACGTGCTATCAACAGTGAACTGGGCAAATATATGTTTCTTCGTGATCTTCAAGATCATAATAAACGTCTTTTCTATCGTGTATTACAAGTACATACACGTGAATTGATGCCAATTGTTTATACACCGATTGTTGGTCTAGCATGTCAAAAATATAGTTTGATATTTAAACGACCTCGTGGTATGTTtattacaatcaatgatgCTGGACgtgtttttgaaattcttggCAATTGTGGTGAACCAGAAATTAAG GCTATCGTCGTTACTGATGGTGAACGAATTCTTGGTCTTGGTGATCTAGGAGCCAATGGTATGGGTATACCGGTTGGTAAAATGGCACTTTATTCTGCCATTGCCGGTATTCCACCGGAATTAACATTACCGGTCACATTAGATGTCGGTACAAATAATCAAGCCCTTTTGGAGGATCCTTATTATATTGGATTAAAACAACGTCGTGCTACTGGTCCACattatgatcaattattGGATGAATTTATGGAAGCCGTTGTAAAACGTTGGGGACGATCatgtttgattcaatttgaagATTTTGGCAATAAAAATGCTTTCCGTTTACtatcaaaatataaaaaagattattgtacattcaatgatgatatacaaGGTACAGCTTCGGTTGCCGTTGCAGGTATGCTTGCCTCATTCCgtaaaacaaacacaaaaatcaatcaacatagATTTCTATTCTTGGGTGCCGGTGAG GCTGCATTAGGTATCGCTAATCTATTGGTTATGGCTATGATTGAAGATGGAATGGATGAAGAAACTGCACATAGCAAAATATGGCTTATCGATTCACAAGGTTTGGTTACACAATCAAGACCTggtattattgatgatgaacataaaTGGCCATTTGCTAAGAATGTTAAAAGTACAAAAGATTTAATGGAAATTGTTAATCTTGTACAACCATCATGTTTGATTG GTGCCGCTGCCGTACCTGGTGCTTTCAATGAATCTATTCTAAAACGAATGGCCGAAATCAATAAGAATCCAATTATATTTGCACTATCTAATCCAACATCCAAAGCTGAATGTACTGCCGAACAAGCGTATGAACATACTGATGGACGATGCGTGTTTGCCAGTGGATCACCATTCAATAATGTTACATACAAAGATCAAACATTCGTACCGGGTCAAGGAAATAATGCATACATATTTCCAGGTGTAGCTTTAGCTGTAATGGCTTGTCAGGTGCATGAAATTGtggatgaaatatttttggtCGCAGCCAATGCATTAGCTGAACAAGTATCACGTGAAGATCTTGATATTGGTAGTGTTTATCCACCATTGGATAATATTAACGAGGTATCATTACGTTTGGCAACACGTGTAGCAGAATGGCTTTATAATAAAGGCTATGCAAATGTAAGACCAGAACCGgatgataaatatatatTCCTTAAATCACGTCTTTATGATGCATTATATGATGGATCAAATTTTACTAAACACGTTGAAGAAAGTCATCATGCTTGGCATCAACATGaataa
- the LOC124499234 gene encoding NADP-dependent malic enzyme isoform X1, with product MGNHMCSSPSSGCGCFRVSSESKNPPTIYRHQRHHRFPIAKDSYANCPYIECACCGKNLRRCQCDCELAGRCLCAGPLNYHRHDFLSAGHQNCDKSKSPLTFGYWKFSSLNNKIIQRASGLVGAGSSSLTLSTPFSTSSPLAAAAAAATGIVNRKQPFSSSSLSSTSTTLLANFEQRRFRSTLDIEIDMQKLCGVDLLREPNVNKDLAFTTREREVYKLKGLLPAAIRSQELQVQIVMDNLRAINSELGKYMFLRDLQDHNKRLFYRVLQVHTRELMPIVYTPIVGLACQKYSLIFKRPRGMFITINDAGRVFEILGNCGEPEIKAIVVTDGERILGLGDLGANGMGIPVGKMALYSAIAGIPPELTLPVTLDVGTNNQALLEDPYYIGLKQRRATGPHYDQLLDEFMEAVVKRWGRSCLIQFEDFGNKNAFRLLSKYKKDYCTFNDDIQGTASVAVAGMLASFRKTNTKINQHRFLFLGAGEAALGIANLLVMAMIEDGMDEETAHSKIWLIDSQGLVTQSRPGIIDDEHKWPFAKNVKSTKDLMEIVNLVQPSCLIGAAAVPGAFNESILKRMAEINKNPIIFALSNPTSKAECTAEQAYEHTDGRCVFASGSPFNNVTYKDQTFVPGQGNNAYIFPGVALAVMACQVHEIVDEIFLVAANALAEQVSREDLDIGSVYPPLDNINEVSLRLATRVAEWLYNKGYANVRPEPDDKYIFLKSRLYDALYDGSNFTKHVEESHHAWHQHE from the exons ATGGGTAATCATATGTGTAGTTCACCATCATCCGGTTGTGGTTGTTTCCGTGTTAGTtctgaatcaaaaaatccaCCAACAATTTATCGTCATCaacgtcatcatcgttttccAATAGCAAAAGATTCATATGCAAATTGTCCATATATTGAATGTGCTTGTTGTGGTAAAAATCTACGCCGCTGTCAATGTGATTGTGAATTAGCTGGACGTTGTCTTTGTGCTGGTccattaaattatcatcgtcatgatTTTTTAAGCGCTGGTCATCAG AATTGcgataaatcaaaatcaccATTAACATTTGGttattggaaattttcatcattgaataataaaataattcaacGTGCAAGTGGATTAGTCGGTgctggttcatcatcattaacattatcaacaccattttcaacatcatcaccattagcagcagcagcagcagcagcaacaggtATTGTTAATCGTAAAcaaccattttcatcatcatcattatcatcaacatcgacaacattgTTGGCAAATTTTGAACAACGTAGATTTCGTTCAACATTAGATATTGAGATAGATATGCAGAAATTATGCGGTGTTGATTTATTACGGGAACCGAATGTCAATAAG GATTTGGCATTCACAACCCGTGAACGAGAAGTATACAAATTGAAAGGTCTATTACCGGCTGCAATACGTTCACAAGAGTTACAGGTACAGATTGTTATGGATAATTTACGTGCTATCAACAGTGAACTGGGCAAATATATGTTTCTTCGTGATCTTCAAGATCATAATAAACGTCTTTTCTATCGTGTATTACAAGTACATACACGTGAATTGATGCCAATTGTTTATACACCGATTGTTGGTCTAGCATGTCAAAAATATAGTTTGATATTTAAACGACCTCGTGGTATGTTtattacaatcaatgatgCTGGACgtgtttttgaaattcttggCAATTGTGGTGAACCAGAAATTAAG GCTATCGTCGTTACTGATGGTGAACGAATTCTTGGTCTTGGTGATCTAGGAGCCAATGGTATGGGTATACCGGTTGGTAAAATGGCACTTTATTCTGCCATTGCCGGTATTCCACCGGAATTAACATTACCGGTCACATTAGATGTCGGTACAAATAATCAAGCCCTTTTGGAGGATCCTTATTATATTGGATTAAAACAACGTCGTGCTACTGGTCCACattatgatcaattattGGATGAATTTATGGAAGCCGTTGTAAAACGTTGGGGACGATCatgtttgattcaatttgaagATTTTGGCAATAAAAATGCTTTCCGTTTACtatcaaaatataaaaaagattattgtacattcaatgatgatatacaaGGTACAGCTTCGGTTGCCGTTGCAGGTATGCTTGCCTCATTCCgtaaaacaaacacaaaaatcaatcaacatagATTTCTATTCTTGGGTGCCGGTGAG GCTGCATTAGGTATCGCTAATCTATTGGTTATGGCTATGATTGAAGATGGAATGGATGAAGAAACTGCACATAGCAAAATATGGCTTATCGATTCACAAGGTTTGGTTACACAATCAAGACCTggtattattgatgatgaacataaaTGGCCATTTGCTAAGAATGTTAAAAGTACAAAAGATTTAATGGAAATTGTTAATCTTGTACAACCATCATGTTTGATTG GTGCCGCTGCCGTACCTGGTGCTTTCAATGAATCTATTCTAAAACGAATGGCCGAAATCAATAAGAATCCAATTATATTTGCACTATCTAATCCAACATCCAAAGCTGAATGTACTGCCGAACAAGCGTATGAACATACTGATGGACGATGCGTGTTTGCCAGTGGATCACCATTCAATAATGTTACATACAAAGATCAAACATTCGTACCGGGTCAAGGAAATAATGCATACATATTTCCAGGTGTAGCTTTAGCTGTAATGGCTTGTCAGGTGCATGAAATTGtggatgaaatatttttggtCGCAGCCAATGCATTAGCTGAACAAGTATCACGTGAAGATCTTGATATTGGTAGTGTTTATCCACCATTGGATAATATTAACGAGGTATCATTACGTTTGGCAACACGTGTAGCAGAATGGCTTTATAATAAAGGCTATGCAAATGTAAGACCAGAACCGgatgataaatatatatTCCTTAAATCACGTCTTTATGATGCATTATATGATGGATCAAATTTTACTAAACACGTTGAAGAAAGTCATCATGCTTGGCATCAACATGaataa
- the LOC124499464 gene encoding uncharacterized protein LOC124499464 codes for MMKFTVKNILILWTFMAIIGSLLPVETQASGWFGSSDESTPPSADNDIDDDDIMDGEDIHTIKEVEPIEQFPPANSGQDGGQQQQQQQQQQQQPQEQDQDQERRNQLQHQMGNSGVPVASSGYPEEDPRQSQQSYYGNFGQPEQTCGENQYMCRKVSPNQPHVRCIPNEWKCNGLRDCEENDDEDGCSGNNQQYPYHHPQVEQCSPGQHTCYGTGMHVNMPLKCLDRQLVCDQRADCPYGDDERSCPPSQQESNQQQHGSVYPYPGQQQQQHNDGYPYQQQGGQYSDQTQQHRQGYTGLNQQQYYSPTTGGVDRRLYNGDNSPSTSGIHPGSNSNNNDNNDACRGGRSEEYIKRLEFLDRCYRSCMRNQL; via the exons atgatgaaattcacagtgaaaaatattcttatTCTATGGACCTTTATGGCCATTATTGGTTCTCTATTACCGGTCGAAACACAGGCT TCCGGTTGGTTTGGCTCAAGTGATGAAAGTACACCACCATCAGCCGATaatgatatcgatgatgatgatattatggATGGTGAGGATATTCATACAATTAAAGAAGTAGAACCAATCGAACAATTTCCACCAGCCAATAGTGGACAAGATGGTGgccaacaacagcagcagcaacaacaacaacaacaacaaccacaagaACAAGATCAAGATCAAGAACGAAGAAATCAGCTACAACATCAGATGGGAAACAGTGGTGTTCCAGTGGCATCTAGTGGTTATCCGGAAGAAGATCCACGACAATCACAACAATCATATTATG GCAATTTTGGGCAACCAG AACAAACTTGTGGTGAAAATCAATACATGTGTCGAAAGGTTAGTCCAAATCAACCACATGTACGTTGTATaccaaatgaatggaaatgtAATGGCCTAAGAGATtgtgaagaaaatgatgatgaagatggttGTTCTGGTAATAACCAACAAtatccatatcatcatccacaagTTGAACAATGTTCACCTGGACAACATACATGTTATGGTACCGGTATGCATGTTAATATGCCACTTAAATGTTTAGATAGACAATTAGTATG cGATCAACGTGCTGATTGTccatatggtgatgatgaacgatcATGTCCACCATCTCAAcaagaatcaaatcaacaacaacatggtAGTGTATATCCATATCcaggacaacaacaacaacaacataatgaTGGATATccatatcaacaacaaggtGGACAATATTCTGatcaaacacaacaacatcgacaagGTTATACAGgattaaatcaacaacaatattattcACCAACAACAGGTGGCGTTGATCGACGATTatataatggtgataattcACCATCTACCAGTGGTATTCATCCAGGTAGCAATagtaacaataatgataataatgatgcatGTCGTGGTGGTCGTAGTGAAGAATATATAAAACGATTAGAATTTCTTGATCGATGTTATCGATCTTGTATGCGTaatcaattataa